One stretch of Pseudomonas sp. NC02 DNA includes these proteins:
- a CDS encoding ABC transporter substrate-binding protein → MNKTLFLAGALSAALVGTAHAENLLKVALNADIRSTEPGVNRDTNSDAVILHITEGLVAFREDATVGPLLAKDVQVSDDGLRYTFHLRNGVKFQNGAPLTSAEVLWTWKHYLDPKTQWRCAPEFDGHGGAKIVDMSAPDPLTVVFTLDKPNGLFLTSTALPECGGSGILHPDSVVDGQWKAPIGTGPFRLGEWKPGQYIDLLRNANYTPRDEKEPDGYTGNKNTTLDRVRLLVIPDPAAAKAALLSKNVDLLIDVTPLDATELAANPGIKVTSSGTMSVNALLFQTRDPLLKDVRLRQAIAHSLDSAQIVAALTGGRSQANNSMVASGSHYHQAIENQGFDFDPAKTAQLLREAGYKGQPIKLIVNKRYAAIFDMGVFVQAMAKASGINLELETLEWGTQLERYQTGNYQMMAFPYSERLDPALSFDSMTGDKDKEARKVWDNPQAQEWLREAQREGDISKRQALFDQLHQQMLKDVPMIPMYNGNAIAASRDYVKGLRTWPVSKPRLWTVSVPATGSN, encoded by the coding sequence ATGAACAAGACTTTATTCCTGGCTGGCGCCTTGTCCGCCGCGCTGGTGGGCACTGCCCACGCCGAGAATCTATTGAAAGTCGCGTTGAACGCCGACATTCGCAGCACCGAGCCAGGCGTCAACCGTGACACCAATTCCGACGCCGTCATCTTGCACATTACCGAAGGACTGGTGGCCTTCCGTGAAGATGCCACCGTCGGCCCGCTGCTGGCCAAGGACGTGCAGGTGTCCGACGACGGCCTGCGCTACACCTTCCACCTGCGCAACGGGGTCAAGTTCCAGAACGGTGCGCCACTGACCTCCGCCGAAGTGCTGTGGACCTGGAAACACTACCTCGACCCGAAAACCCAATGGCGCTGCGCCCCTGAGTTCGACGGCCATGGCGGCGCGAAAATCGTCGACATGAGCGCCCCGGACCCACTCACCGTGGTGTTTACCCTGGACAAGCCCAACGGCCTGTTCCTCACCAGCACCGCGCTGCCGGAATGCGGTGGCAGCGGCATCCTGCACCCCGACTCGGTGGTCGATGGCCAGTGGAAAGCCCCCATCGGCACCGGCCCGTTCCGCCTGGGCGAGTGGAAGCCCGGCCAATACATCGACCTGCTGCGCAACGCCAACTACACCCCGCGGGACGAGAAAGAGCCGGATGGCTACACCGGCAATAAAAACACAACCCTCGACCGCGTGCGCCTGCTGGTGATCCCGGACCCGGCGGCGGCCAAGGCGGCCTTGCTGTCGAAGAACGTCGACCTGCTGATTGACGTCACGCCGCTGGACGCCACCGAACTGGCTGCCAACCCCGGCATCAAGGTCACCTCCAGCGGCACCATGTCGGTCAACGCGTTGCTGTTCCAGACCCGCGACCCCTTGCTCAAAGATGTGCGCCTGCGCCAGGCCATCGCCCATTCGCTGGACTCCGCACAAATCGTCGCCGCCCTGACCGGTGGCCGTTCCCAGGCCAACAATTCGATGGTCGCCAGTGGCAGCCACTACCACCAGGCAATCGAGAACCAGGGCTTCGATTTCGACCCGGCCAAGACCGCCCAACTGCTGCGGGAAGCCGGCTATAAAGGCCAGCCAATCAAACTGATCGTCAACAAGCGCTACGCCGCGATCTTTGACATGGGCGTGTTCGTGCAAGCCATGGCCAAGGCCAGCGGCATCAACCTGGAACTGGAAACCCTGGAGTGGGGCACCCAGCTGGAGCGCTACCAGACCGGCAACTACCAGATGATGGCGTTCCCGTATTCCGAACGCCTTGACCCGGCCCTGAGTTTCGACTCGATGACCGGCGACAAGGACAAGGAAGCGCGCAAGGTCTGGGACAACCCCCAGGCCCAGGAATGGCTGCGTGAAGCCCAGCGCGAAGGCGATATCAGCAAGCGCCAGGCGCTGTTCGACCAACTGCATCAGCAGATGCTCAAGGACGTGCCGATGATCCCGATGTACAACGGCAACGCCATCGCCGCCAGCCGTGATTACGTCAAAGGCCTGCGCACCTGGCCGGTGTCCAAGCCGCGCCTGTGGACCGTCAGCGTCCCTGCGACCGGGAGTAACTGA
- a CDS encoding LysR substrate-binding domain-containing protein, with amino-acid sequence MTLTHLRAFCSVVEKGSFRSAARQLDVAQSTLTQSIQTLEKELGVVLLQRSNQGINLTPAGEVFLARARSITLDCERALLDLQPWKGEPEGHIALGVTSEPLAELLLPVLSNFTQRFPRMQVHVASGTTKGLVEKVRDGRLDFVLCPLAPNVADIDLAIDRLYSSNAGIIARKGHPQAHAKSVQALTDCQWISVRPAGVVGGAENRLIELFRTQGLAPPKIAITTDSLLETLHIVSETDYLTIEPRMLPGMKLFSSALTTIAIEEPLATRDVCLISRRSSPLTSVSQELTSMLISYSRLVHRSR; translated from the coding sequence ATGACCCTCACCCATCTTCGCGCGTTCTGCTCCGTGGTTGAAAAAGGCAGCTTCCGCTCGGCCGCACGCCAGTTGGATGTGGCCCAAAGCACATTGACCCAGTCAATCCAGACCCTCGAAAAGGAACTCGGGGTGGTGCTGCTGCAACGCTCCAACCAAGGCATCAACCTGACCCCGGCCGGCGAGGTGTTCCTGGCCCGTGCCCGTTCCATCACTCTCGACTGCGAACGCGCCCTGCTCGACCTGCAACCCTGGAAAGGCGAGCCCGAAGGCCATATCGCCCTGGGCGTCACCTCCGAACCCTTGGCCGAATTGCTGCTGCCGGTACTAAGCAACTTCACCCAGCGCTTCCCGCGCATGCAGGTGCACGTGGCCAGCGGCACCACCAAGGGCCTGGTGGAAAAAGTCCGCGATGGCCGCCTGGATTTCGTCTTGTGCCCGCTGGCGCCCAACGTGGCCGATATCGACCTGGCCATCGACCGCCTCTACAGCTCAAACGCCGGCATCATTGCGCGCAAGGGCCACCCGCAGGCCCACGCAAAATCCGTGCAAGCCCTCACCGACTGCCAGTGGATCAGCGTACGCCCGGCCGGCGTAGTGGGCGGCGCGGAGAACCGCTTGATCGAGCTGTTCCGTACCCAGGGCCTGGCGCCACCAAAGATTGCGATCACCACTGATTCGTTGCTGGAAACCCTGCACATCGTATCGGAAACCGATTACCTGACCATCGAACCGCGCATGCTGCCGGGGATGAAGCTGTTCTCCAGCGCCCTGACCACCATCGCCATCGAAGAACCGCTGGCGACCCGCGATGTATGCCTGATCAGCCGCCGTTCGTCGCCGCTCACCAGCGTCAGCCAGGAACTGACCAGCATGCTGATTTCCTATTCGCGGCTGGTGCACCGCAGCCGTTGA
- a CDS encoding serine hydrolase: MPMSYDGLSRASASSVGVDPEHLIAFLDEVKAAGLDLQGLMLHRHGHVVAEGWSWPVDPNEPRVLHSVAKSFTACAIGLAVDEGLLKLDDRLVAFFAECVPVDADPRLADMTVEHLLTMRTGHATNTSGSVWRGIETSWIAEFFKIPLAYAPGTTYVYTSAASYMLSALINKVTGQTLHAYLKPRLFVPLEIHNESWDIGPDGVNPGGNGLKAPTSAMLKLGVLHAQGGVWDGKQVLPAAWVAAATRPQGGPDSRYGYHWMMKPAHAFSAVGVFVQMAMVFREYGATLVVIGGMKNSAELIPFVERHFPAAFGDDCTVKAEADARLQQRLASMAQRPELLSACAGPRDFTGVYQVEPNGLDVQQLAFAVEGNVLRFQLTDSKATHALEVGIDHWIAGTTNMPGRALHHGYEFKDAQIVAGARWLDTRTLEMTWIYPQTAFRDRVVCGFDGDRVSVARTVNVNSAGKEQEVLVGNSR; the protein is encoded by the coding sequence ATGCCCATGTCCTACGATGGTTTGTCCCGCGCCAGCGCCAGCAGCGTCGGCGTTGATCCCGAGCACCTGATTGCCTTTCTCGATGAAGTGAAAGCGGCCGGCCTCGACCTGCAAGGCCTGATGCTGCACCGCCACGGCCACGTGGTCGCCGAAGGCTGGAGCTGGCCGGTGGACCCCAACGAGCCGCGGGTATTGCACTCGGTGGCCAAGAGCTTCACCGCCTGCGCCATTGGCCTGGCCGTGGATGAAGGCTTGCTGAAACTGGATGACCGGCTGGTGGCGTTCTTTGCGGAGTGTGTGCCGGTGGATGCCGACCCGCGCCTGGCGGACATGACCGTAGAACACCTGCTGACCATGCGCACCGGCCACGCCACCAATACCTCGGGGTCAGTGTGGCGGGGGATCGAGACCAGCTGGATTGCCGAGTTCTTCAAGATCCCGCTGGCCTATGCACCGGGCACCACCTACGTCTATACGAGTGCGGCCAGCTACATGCTCTCGGCGCTGATCAACAAGGTCACCGGGCAAACCTTGCACGCGTACCTCAAGCCCCGGCTGTTTGTACCGCTGGAGATCCATAATGAAAGCTGGGACATCGGCCCCGATGGCGTGAATCCCGGCGGCAATGGCTTGAAGGCGCCGACCTCGGCCATGCTCAAGCTGGGTGTGCTGCATGCACAAGGCGGCGTGTGGGATGGCAAGCAGGTTCTACCGGCGGCCTGGGTTGCAGCGGCCACCCGACCACAAGGCGGGCCGGACAGCCGCTACGGTTATCACTGGATGATGAAACCGGCACACGCCTTCAGCGCTGTCGGGGTGTTTGTGCAGATGGCGATGGTGTTCCGCGAGTACGGTGCAACGCTGGTGGTGATCGGCGGGATGAAGAATTCGGCGGAGCTGATTCCGTTTGTCGAGCGGCATTTTCCGGCGGCGTTTGGCGATGATTGCACGGTCAAAGCCGAAGCGGATGCACGGTTGCAGCAACGTCTGGCGAGCATGGCACAGCGGCCTGAGTTGCTTTCAGCGTGTGCAGGGCCGAGAGATTTCACGGGCGTGTATCAGGTAGAGCCCAACGGGCTGGATGTGCAGCAATTGGCGTTCGCCGTCGAAGGCAATGTACTGCGCTTCCAACTGACCGACAGCAAGGCGACTCATGCCCTAGAGGTGGGGATTGATCACTGGATCGCCGGCACCACCAACATGCCGGGCCGGGCGTTGCACCACGGTTATGAATTCAAGGATGCGCAGATCGTTGCCGGCGCGCGCTGGCTGGATACCAGGACGCTGGAGATGACCTGGATCTACCCGCAAACCGCGTTTCGCGATCGGGTGGTGTGCGGGTTTGACGGTGACCGCGTGAGCGTGGCGCGTACGGTCAACGTCAACAGTGCCGGGAAGGAGCAGGAAGTCTTAGTCGGGAACAGCCGGTAA
- the nadE gene encoding ammonia-dependent NAD(+) synthetase, whose protein sequence is MDTQARIAQELKINRLLGKGGEGAELQRRIDFIKGTLRQSGCHALVLGISGGVDSLTAGRLCQLAVEQLRNEGYEARFIAMRLPYKTQADERDAQASLDFIAPDRIETLNIAACVDGLMGSLSAAQASAERIDFIKGNVKARARMMAQYAVANLHNGLVVGTDHGAEALMGFFTKFGDGACDLAPLSGLTKTQVRLLASALGGPRQLVAKAPTADLEELAPGKPDELAYGCSYDEIDRYLMGEAVSERVRAIVESAYLKTAHKRALPAVPD, encoded by the coding sequence ATGGACACTCAGGCACGTATCGCACAAGAACTGAAGATCAACCGGCTGCTCGGCAAGGGGGGCGAGGGCGCTGAGCTGCAACGGCGCATCGACTTCATCAAGGGCACCTTGCGCCAGTCCGGCTGCCATGCGCTGGTGCTGGGCATCAGCGGCGGTGTCGACTCACTGACCGCCGGGCGCCTGTGCCAACTGGCAGTGGAACAACTGCGCAACGAAGGCTACGAGGCGCGGTTTATTGCCATGCGCCTGCCCTATAAAACCCAGGCGGACGAGCGCGACGCCCAGGCTTCCCTGGACTTTATCGCACCGGACCGTATCGAGACGCTGAACATCGCCGCCTGCGTCGACGGGCTGATGGGCAGCCTGTCTGCCGCGCAAGCCAGCGCTGAACGCATCGACTTTATCAAGGGCAACGTCAAGGCCCGGGCGCGGATGATGGCGCAGTACGCCGTGGCGAACCTGCACAACGGCCTGGTGGTGGGCACCGACCATGGCGCGGAGGCGCTGATGGGGTTTTTCACCAAGTTCGGTGACGGCGCCTGCGACCTGGCGCCGCTCTCAGGGCTGACCAAGACCCAGGTGCGCCTGCTGGCCAGCGCCCTTGGCGGGCCACGGCAGTTGGTGGCCAAGGCACCGACTGCCGACCTGGAAGAACTGGCACCGGGCAAGCCGGATGAGTTGGCGTATGGCTGCAGCTATGACGAGATCGACCGCTACCTGATGGGCGAGGCAGTGAGTGAGCGGGTGAGGGCGATTGTCGAGAGCGCCTACCTCAAGACCGCCCACAAGCGAGCATTACCGGCTGTTCCCGACTAA
- the pncB gene encoding nicotinate phosphoribosyltransferase gives MESAYDYENAVIQGLLDTDYYTFTMMQAVLHQHPNVDVEYQFIVRSREKLGHLIPELRVELEKLAGLSMREGELRFLFNQRREYLTPDFERFLGLFRFNLRYIHVSEIDGQLNVRVVGPMLHCIMFEQPVLALVSELRNRDKYPDVSLEDVTRKLYQKFDWLEKNLTRDELADLRVSDFSTRRRLSFKAQREVVDIMRRDFPGQFIGTSNAHLAYEFDLPLIGTMAHQWLMVHQQLGRLRESQNAALENWVREYRGRLGIALTDCISTDFFLKDFDLYFAKLYDGLRQDSGDPIVWADKVLARYKELGIDPMTKDLMFSDGLNFEKCLPILRHVRGKAKFGFGMGTSLACDVDGVEPLSIVMKLVRVHGEPVVKFSDDPIKNVCEDASFLQYAAQVFNVGNVNPQLGV, from the coding sequence ATGGAAAGTGCATACGACTACGAAAACGCTGTGATCCAGGGCCTGCTGGACACCGACTACTACACCTTCACCATGATGCAGGCCGTGTTGCACCAGCACCCGAATGTCGATGTGGAATACCAGTTCATCGTCCGCTCCAGAGAGAAACTGGGGCACCTGATTCCCGAGCTGCGGGTGGAGCTGGAAAAACTCGCCGGCCTCAGCATGCGCGAAGGCGAGCTGCGCTTTCTGTTCAACCAGCGCCGTGAGTACTTGACCCCGGATTTCGAGCGCTTCCTGGGGCTGTTCCGCTTCAACCTGCGGTATATCCACGTCAGTGAAATCGACGGCCAACTGAACGTCCGCGTGGTCGGCCCGATGCTGCACTGCATCATGTTCGAACAGCCGGTATTGGCCCTGGTCAGCGAGCTGCGCAACCGCGACAAATACCCCGACGTCAGCCTCGAAGACGTCACCCGCAAGCTCTACCAGAAATTCGACTGGCTGGAGAAAAACCTCACCCGCGACGAACTGGCCGACCTGCGTGTCTCGGACTTCTCCACCCGCCGGCGGTTGTCGTTCAAGGCCCAGCGTGAAGTGGTCGACATCATGCGCCGCGACTTTCCCGGCCAGTTCATCGGCACCAGCAATGCGCACCTGGCCTACGAATTCGACCTGCCGCTGATCGGCACCATGGCCCACCAGTGGCTGATGGTGCACCAGCAACTGGGGCGGCTGCGGGAAAGCCAGAATGCGGCGCTGGAAAACTGGGTGCGCGAATACCGTGGGCGCTTGGGTATCGCCCTGACCGACTGCATCAGCACCGACTTTTTCCTCAAGGATTTCGACCTGTACTTTGCCAAGCTGTACGACGGTTTGCGCCAGGACTCCGGTGACCCGATCGTCTGGGCCGACAAGGTGTTGGCTCGCTACAAGGAGCTGGGCATCGACCCGATGACCAAGGACCTGATGTTCTCCGATGGCCTGAATTTCGAGAAATGCCTGCCGATCCTGCGGCACGTGCGGGGCAAGGCCAAGTTCGGCTTTGGCATGGGCACCAGCCTGGCCTGTGATGTCGACGGAGTAGAGCCGCTGAGCATCGTGATGAAACTGGTGCGGGTGCACGGCGAGCCGGTGGTGAAATTCTCCGATGACCCGATCAAGAACGTCTGCGAAGACGCCTCGTTCCTGCAGTATGCGGCGCAGGTGTTTAACGTCGGCAACGTCAATCCGCAACTGGGGGTGTGA
- a CDS encoding isochorismatase family protein has translation MCPNELPVAGGDQIGAELNYMASLAARRVGSKDAHTPHAPWVVQQHSEMLQPTGLVHADVTWVAHCVPGTEGFTLLDELPTPYDYDYFIWKGVEPDLHPYGACYHDLHDKLSTGVIEYLNAQGIQRVIVGGLALDYCVKTTALQLLKAGFEVILHLPACRGISEEGGVQAVSHLQQAGIVITRNREELAAMAAR, from the coding sequence CTGTGCCCCAACGAATTGCCGGTCGCTGGTGGTGACCAGATCGGCGCCGAGCTCAATTACATGGCCAGCCTCGCCGCGCGCCGTGTCGGCAGCAAGGACGCCCATACCCCGCACGCGCCCTGGGTGGTGCAACAGCACAGCGAGATGCTGCAACCCACCGGGCTGGTACATGCCGATGTCACCTGGGTCGCCCACTGTGTGCCCGGCACTGAAGGCTTCACCCTGTTGGACGAATTGCCCACGCCCTATGACTACGACTACTTCATCTGGAAGGGCGTCGAACCCGACCTGCATCCCTACGGCGCCTGCTATCACGACCTCCACGACAAACTCTCCACCGGCGTCATCGAATACCTCAATGCCCAAGGCATCCAGCGTGTGATTGTCGGTGGCCTGGCCCTGGACTACTGCGTCAAGACCACCGCCTTGCAACTGCTCAAGGCCGGTTTCGAGGTGATCCTGCACCTGCCGGCATGCCGTGGCATCAGCGAGGAGGGCGGTGTGCAGGCGGTCAGCCATCTGCAACAAGCGGGCATTGTAATTACCCGCAATCGGGAAGAACTGGCCGCGATGGCCGCGCGTTAA
- a CDS encoding NUDIX hydrolase — MPDHAPTLSAYLHTVDLCVLFYCRASGELKILLNQRDAEPFAGHWALPGVVVNGGVQDLSLQDAVERLRASDKVGLPLAWYEQVGTVGDAFRDPRCWSSSTYYLAIVADEVELGGHQKWCSVDAVATGGVKLPFDHNAIVAAVQERLFSKSLYSSLPLMFLGNEFSAPEATTIFSLVLARPVLKTSIRQRLLKLTEAGFLRETGRKKHGEGGRPQATVENLKPGAVYFFDRSFAE; from the coding sequence ATGCCAGACCACGCCCCAACCCTTAGCGCCTACCTGCACACCGTGGACTTGTGCGTGCTGTTCTATTGCCGTGCATCCGGGGAACTGAAGATATTGCTCAACCAGCGCGACGCCGAGCCCTTCGCCGGGCACTGGGCCTTGCCCGGTGTAGTGGTGAATGGCGGCGTGCAAGATCTGAGCCTGCAGGATGCCGTGGAGCGGTTGCGGGCCAGTGACAAGGTTGGGTTGCCGCTGGCCTGGTATGAGCAAGTGGGGACGGTGGGCGATGCGTTTCGCGATCCGCGCTGCTGGTCGTCGTCGACCTATTACCTGGCGATCGTGGCTGATGAGGTGGAGCTGGGGGGGCACCAAAAGTGGTGCTCTGTTGATGCAGTGGCGACTGGCGGGGTCAAGCTGCCCTTCGATCACAACGCGATTGTGGCAGCGGTACAGGAAAGGCTGTTTTCCAAGTCGCTGTACAGCAGCTTGCCATTGATGTTTTTGGGCAATGAGTTCAGTGCGCCGGAGGCGACTACGATCTTTTCGCTGGTATTGGCGCGGCCGGTGCTGAAGACCAGTATTCGCCAGCGGTTGCTGAAGTTGACCGAGGCCGGTTTTTTGCGGGAGACGGGGCGCAAGAAGCATGGCGAGGGCGGACGGCCGCAGGCGACAGTGGAGAATCTGAAGCCTGGGGCGGTGTACTTCTTTGATCGCAGCTTTGCCGAATAA
- a CDS encoding L-iditol 2-dehydrogenase, protein MKRLEGKSALVTGSARGIGRAFAQAYINEGATVAIADINLERARATATELGPKAYAVAMDVTDQASIDAAIAAVVAQAGKLDILINNAALFDLAPITDITRESFDRLFSINVAGTLFTLQAAARQMIKQGHGGKIINMASQAGRRGEPLVAVYCATKAAVISLTQSAGLNLIKQGINVNAIAPGVVDGEHWDGVDAMFAKHEGLPLGEKKKRVGAEVPFGRMGTAEDLTGMAVFLASKEADYVVAQTYNVDGGNWMN, encoded by the coding sequence ATGAAACGACTGGAAGGTAAAAGTGCGCTGGTCACCGGCAGCGCGCGGGGCATTGGCCGGGCGTTTGCCCAGGCCTACATCAACGAAGGCGCGACCGTCGCCATCGCCGACATCAACCTGGAGCGGGCGCGGGCCACCGCCACGGAGCTGGGCCCGAAAGCCTACGCGGTGGCGATGGATGTCACCGACCAGGCGTCCATCGATGCCGCGATTGCCGCCGTGGTGGCGCAGGCCGGCAAGCTCGACATCCTGATCAACAACGCCGCCTTGTTCGACCTGGCGCCCATCACCGACATCACCCGCGAGAGCTTCGACCGGTTGTTCTCGATCAACGTCGCCGGTACGTTGTTCACCTTGCAGGCGGCGGCCCGGCAGATGATCAAGCAGGGGCATGGCGGCAAGATCATCAACATGGCCAGCCAGGCCGGGCGCCGGGGTGAGCCTCTGGTGGCGGTGTACTGCGCGACCAAGGCGGCGGTGATCAGCCTCACGCAATCGGCGGGGCTGAATCTGATCAAGCAGGGCATCAACGTGAACGCCATCGCGCCGGGAGTGGTGGACGGCGAGCATTGGGACGGGGTGGACGCGATGTTTGCCAAGCACGAAGGGCTGCCGCTGGGCGAGAAGAAAAAGCGCGTAGGAGCAGAGGTACCGTTTGGGCGGATGGGGACTGCCGAGGATTTGACCGGAATGGCGGTTTTCCTCGCGTCCAAAGAGGCCGACTACGTGGTTGCCCAGACCTACAACGTCGACGGCGGCAACTGGATGAATTGA
- a CDS encoding sugar ABC transporter substrate-binding protein, which translates to MATHAAETVTIATVNNSDMIRMQRLSKVFEEQHPEVKLNWVVLEENVLRQRLTTDIATQGGQFDVLTIGTYETPLWGAKHWLEPITPLPADYDVEDIFPAVRQGLSVNNTLYALPFYGESTVTYYRTDLFKQAGLAMPEHPTWTQLGEFAAKLNQPAKDQYGMCLRGKAGWGENIALLSTMANAFGARWFDEQWKPELTSPEWTAAANFYVNTLKNYGPPGVSSNGFNETLALFNSGKCAIWVDASVAGSFTTDKTQSKVADSVGFAAAPTEVTDKGSSWLYAWSLAIPATSKHKDAARAFITWATSKEYIQLVADKDGITNVPPGTRQSTYNAAYLAAAPFAKVTLQMMQHADPAHPSAKPVPYVGIQYVTIPEFQAIGTSVGKLFSAALTGGMTVDKALAEAQSTTEREMKRAGYPK; encoded by the coding sequence ATGGCCACCCATGCTGCCGAAACCGTGACCATCGCCACGGTCAACAACAGCGACATGATCCGCATGCAGCGCCTGTCCAAGGTGTTCGAAGAGCAGCACCCCGAGGTGAAACTAAACTGGGTGGTGCTCGAAGAAAACGTCCTGCGCCAACGCCTCACCACCGACATCGCGACCCAGGGCGGCCAATTCGATGTGCTGACCATCGGCACCTACGAAACCCCGTTGTGGGGCGCCAAGCACTGGCTGGAACCGATCACGCCGCTGCCCGCCGACTACGACGTGGAAGACATCTTCCCCGCGGTACGCCAGGGCCTGTCGGTGAACAACACCCTCTACGCGTTGCCGTTCTATGGCGAAAGCACCGTCACTTATTACCGCACCGACCTGTTCAAGCAGGCCGGCCTGGCGATGCCCGAGCATCCGACCTGGACCCAGCTGGGCGAGTTCGCCGCCAAGCTCAACCAGCCCGCCAAGGACCAATACGGCATGTGCCTGCGGGGCAAGGCCGGCTGGGGTGAAAACATCGCGTTGCTGAGCACCATGGCCAACGCCTTTGGTGCGCGCTGGTTCGACGAACAATGGAAACCCGAGCTGACCAGTCCCGAGTGGACGGCGGCGGCGAACTTCTACGTCAACACCCTGAAAAACTATGGCCCGCCGGGCGTCTCCAGCAACGGTTTCAACGAAACCCTGGCGCTGTTCAACAGCGGCAAATGCGCGATCTGGGTCGACGCCAGCGTTGCCGGCTCGTTCACCACCGACAAAACCCAAAGCAAAGTCGCCGACAGCGTGGGTTTTGCCGCCGCACCCACCGAGGTCACCGACAAGGGTTCGTCGTGGCTGTACGCCTGGTCCCTGGCGATCCCGGCCACCTCCAAGCACAAGGACGCCGCCAGAGCCTTTATCACCTGGGCCACCTCCAAGGAATACATCCAGCTGGTAGCGGATAAGGACGGCATCACCAACGTACCGCCGGGCACGCGCCAGTCCACCTACAACGCGGCGTACCTGGCCGCAGCGCCGTTCGCCAAGGTGACCTTGCAGATGATGCAACACGCCGACCCCGCGCACCCGTCGGCCAAACCCGTGCCGTACGTGGGCATCCAATACGTGACGATCCCCGAGTTCCAGGCCATCGGCACCTCGGTGGGCAAGCTGTTTTCGGCAGCGCTCACCGGCGGCATGACGGTCGACAAGGCACTGGCCGAGGCGCAGTCCACCACCGAGCGTGAAATGAAACGCGCCGGCTACCCGAAATAA
- a CDS encoding AraC family transcriptional regulator — MPASRSALFEQRPAELEVILAEPEHGFRWYEHDYPFELARWNHHPEFEIHLIRHGSGKLVAGDYIGAFGAGHVALIGPDLPHDWIGDLAPGEYLTGRDVVLQFDGAALLALRTTLPELGDLQGLFDRARRGLEFTGETALKAAQLLESIGPAQGLARLILFIQLLHTLGQAPSGEAHCLASACYTPSLDARSSERIHKAFEYLMTELTGDLRLSVIAQRLDMSEPGFSRFFKRVTGHGFIDLMRKFRVQRACRLLLQSEMSVADICFEVGYANLSNFNRHFRIEMNQTPSEYRRETAMYLFNRNGDQALPFTKAH, encoded by the coding sequence GTGCCTGCAAGCCGATCCGCCCTTTTCGAGCAGCGCCCCGCCGAGCTGGAAGTGATTCTGGCCGAGCCCGAGCATGGCTTTCGCTGGTACGAACATGACTATCCGTTCGAGCTGGCCCGCTGGAACCATCACCCCGAATTCGAAATCCACCTGATCCGCCACGGCAGCGGCAAGCTCGTGGCGGGCGACTATATCGGTGCGTTTGGCGCCGGCCATGTCGCACTGATCGGCCCCGACCTGCCCCACGACTGGATCGGCGACCTGGCCCCCGGCGAGTACCTGACGGGGCGCGATGTGGTGTTGCAGTTCGACGGCGCCGCACTGCTGGCCCTGCGCACCACGCTGCCCGAGCTGGGCGACCTGCAAGGCCTGTTTGACCGGGCCCGGCGCGGCCTGGAATTCACCGGCGAGACGGCACTGAAGGCCGCGCAACTGCTGGAATCCATCGGCCCTGCTCAGGGGCTCGCGCGCCTGATTCTGTTCATCCAGTTACTGCATACCTTGGGGCAGGCGCCCTCCGGGGAAGCCCATTGCCTGGCCAGTGCCTGCTACACGCCAAGCCTGGATGCCCGCAGCTCGGAGCGTATCCACAAGGCCTTCGAATACCTGATGACGGAATTGACCGGCGACCTGCGGCTGTCGGTGATCGCCCAACGGCTGGACATGAGCGAACCGGGCTTCTCGCGTTTTTTCAAGCGCGTCACCGGCCACGGCTTTATCGACCTGATGCGCAAGTTCCGGGTGCAGCGCGCCTGCCGCCTGTTGCTGCAAAGCGAGATGTCAGTGGCCGATATCTGCTTTGAAGTGGGCTACGCCAACCTCTCCAACTTCAACCGGCACTTTCGCATCGAGATGAACCAGACGCCCAGCGAATATCGCCGGGAAACCGCGATGTACCTGTTTAACCGCAATGGCGATCAGGCGCTGCCGTTTACCAAGGCGCATTGA